A single Hylaeus volcanicus isolate JK05 unplaced genomic scaffold, UHH_iyHylVolc1.0_haploid 12221, whole genome shotgun sequence DNA region contains:
- the LOC128883451 gene encoding eukaryotic peptide chain release factor GTP-binding subunit ERF3A-like isoform X1, producing the protein MSLPHPTQSSFTLNADSPEFIPECFNPSTVQESSSCLLDYSNTFIKNETNEQPSQQQNVDQEDKFNVVSPCSLKLTQTNHSPDSSKTDNLKHHMVQLVGLDENAQAEDGNDSDWDAPKSPEKLIPTVCKKKETEDLLGKNEEVAAKSSSTFKEPDTRPHLNVVFIGHVDAGKSTTCGNILVQTGEVDARMLEKYEREAKEKNRDTWYYAFIVDINEEERQKGKTVEVGRASFELEKTRFTILDAPGHKNFVPNMISGAAQADVAVLIISARKGEFETGFEKGGQTREHAMLAKTLGVCQLIVAINKMDDPTCNWSEERYREIEKKLTPYLKSCGYNPAKDIKFLPISGLSGENLKLHVSHPSFASRNNASWYPTTSPTLFTLLDNIKLPERNPKGHLRIPLLEGFRDQGVSVIGKVESGTVVASQNALLLPKKIKVKVVTVTIRDQDVAYAKPGENVLLHITGVEEDQLSKGLVLCSLDHPCPCVTRFKAHIMVVELLKHRPLLTAGYSCVFHAHTSLEDCQIVTLIEYVEKSTKKKILNPAFVKGNSIVICELQLNSPVCLETFETLPQLGRFTLRDEGRTIAIGKVLEILT; encoded by the exons atgtcGTTGCCGCACCCAACTCAATCATCTTTTACGCTCAACGCAGACTCCCCTGAGTTTATTCCTG AATGCTTTAACCCATCAA CCGTACAAGAGTCGTCATCCTGTCTATTGGACTATTCAaacacttttattaaaaatgaaaccaatGAGCAACCATCCCAACAG CAGAATGTTGACCAAGAAGATAAGTTCAATGTCGTATCACCTTGTTCCTTAAAATTGACACAAACAAATCATTCTCCTGATTCAAG TAAAACCGATAACCTAAAACATCACATGGTTCAACTCGTTGGCCTCGATGAGAATGCGCAAG CTGAAGATGGTAATGACTCGGATTGGGATGCCCCCAAAAGTCCTGAAAAGCTTATTCCAACcgtatgcaaaaaaaaagaaactgaagaCTTATTAGGAAAAAATGAAGAG GTGGCGGCAAAATCGTCAAGCACCTTTAAGGAACCTGATACTAGACCGCAtttaaatgttgtttttattgGGCACGTGGACGCTGGCAAATCCACCACATGTGGAAACATTTTAGTACAAACTGGAGAGGTCGATGCTCGAATGCTAGAAAAATATGAGAGGGAAGCTAAAG AAAAAAATCGTGATACATGGTACTATGCATTTATTGTCGATATAAATGAAGAAGAAcgacaaaaaggaaaaacggTTGAAGTGGGGAGAGCGTCTTTTGAGTTGGAAAAGACTCGTTTTACCATACTA gaCGCCCCAGGTCATAAGAATTTCGTGCCAAACATGATCAGCGGGGCGGCACAAGCAGATGTTGCCGTTTTGATTATTTCAG CTCGAAAAGGCGAATTTGAGACTGGCTTTGAAAAAGGGGGTCAAACTCGGGAGCATGCAATGTTAGCCAAAACCTTAGGAGTTTGTCAACTTATCGTAGCTATTAATAAGATGGATGATCCTACTTGTAATTGGAGTGAAGAAAg atatcgtgaaatcgaaaaaaaactAACACCTTATTTGAAAAGTTGTGGGTATAATCCAGCTaaagatatcaaatttttgccAATTTCGGGATTATCGGGGGAAAATCTTAAACTTCACGTTTCACACCCTAGTTTCGCTTCAAGAAATAACGCATCTTGGTATCCCACAACATCACCTACACTCTTCACTCTATTGGATAACATAAAACTTCCTGAACGTAATCCTAAAGGACATCTTCGCATTCCGTTACTAGAAGG atttcgCGATCAAGGTGTTTCCGTTATAGGGAAAGTTGAGTCAGGAACCGTAGTTGCTTCTCAAAAT gCTTTACTTTTAcccaaaaaaattaaagtcaaAGTCGTCACCGTAACCATTCGCGATCAAGATGTTGCCTATGCGAAACCTGGAGAAAATGTTCTT CTACATATCACAGGGGTTGAAGAAGACCAATTGAGTAAAGGGCTCGTTCTTTGTTCACTTGATCATCCTTGTCCTTGTGTAACGCGTTTTAAAGCGCACATAATGGTAGTCGAGTTACTAAAGCATCGTCCGTTATTGACAGCGGGGTATAGTTGCG tttttcacGCACACACTTCGCTGGAAGATTGTCAAATTGTTACCTTAATTGAGTATGTCGAAAAatcaacaaagaaaaaaatacttaacCCCGCTTTTGTCAAAGGCAATTCTATTGTTATCTGCGAACTTCAA CTTAACTCGCCAGTTTGTTTGGAAACTTTTGAAACACTACCTCAATTAGGAAGGTTTACACTTCGAGACGaag GGAGAACGATTGCTATTGGTAAAGTGCTAGAAATTCTCACTTAG
- the LOC128883451 gene encoding eukaryotic peptide chain release factor GTP-binding subunit ERF3A-like isoform X2, giving the protein MSLPHPTQSSFTLNADSPEFIPECFNPSTVQESSSCLLDYSNTFIKNETNEQPSQQNVDQEDKFNVVSPCSLKLTQTNHSPDSSKTDNLKHHMVQLVGLDENAQAEDGNDSDWDAPKSPEKLIPTVCKKKETEDLLGKNEEVAAKSSSTFKEPDTRPHLNVVFIGHVDAGKSTTCGNILVQTGEVDARMLEKYEREAKEKNRDTWYYAFIVDINEEERQKGKTVEVGRASFELEKTRFTILDAPGHKNFVPNMISGAAQADVAVLIISARKGEFETGFEKGGQTREHAMLAKTLGVCQLIVAINKMDDPTCNWSEERYREIEKKLTPYLKSCGYNPAKDIKFLPISGLSGENLKLHVSHPSFASRNNASWYPTTSPTLFTLLDNIKLPERNPKGHLRIPLLEGFRDQGVSVIGKVESGTVVASQNALLLPKKIKVKVVTVTIRDQDVAYAKPGENVLLHITGVEEDQLSKGLVLCSLDHPCPCVTRFKAHIMVVELLKHRPLLTAGYSCVFHAHTSLEDCQIVTLIEYVEKSTKKKILNPAFVKGNSIVICELQLNSPVCLETFETLPQLGRFTLRDEGRTIAIGKVLEILT; this is encoded by the exons atgtcGTTGCCGCACCCAACTCAATCATCTTTTACGCTCAACGCAGACTCCCCTGAGTTTATTCCTG AATGCTTTAACCCATCAA CCGTACAAGAGTCGTCATCCTGTCTATTGGACTATTCAaacacttttattaaaaatgaaaccaatGAGCAACCATCCCAACAG AATGTTGACCAAGAAGATAAGTTCAATGTCGTATCACCTTGTTCCTTAAAATTGACACAAACAAATCATTCTCCTGATTCAAG TAAAACCGATAACCTAAAACATCACATGGTTCAACTCGTTGGCCTCGATGAGAATGCGCAAG CTGAAGATGGTAATGACTCGGATTGGGATGCCCCCAAAAGTCCTGAAAAGCTTATTCCAACcgtatgcaaaaaaaaagaaactgaagaCTTATTAGGAAAAAATGAAGAG GTGGCGGCAAAATCGTCAAGCACCTTTAAGGAACCTGATACTAGACCGCAtttaaatgttgtttttattgGGCACGTGGACGCTGGCAAATCCACCACATGTGGAAACATTTTAGTACAAACTGGAGAGGTCGATGCTCGAATGCTAGAAAAATATGAGAGGGAAGCTAAAG AAAAAAATCGTGATACATGGTACTATGCATTTATTGTCGATATAAATGAAGAAGAAcgacaaaaaggaaaaacggTTGAAGTGGGGAGAGCGTCTTTTGAGTTGGAAAAGACTCGTTTTACCATACTA gaCGCCCCAGGTCATAAGAATTTCGTGCCAAACATGATCAGCGGGGCGGCACAAGCAGATGTTGCCGTTTTGATTATTTCAG CTCGAAAAGGCGAATTTGAGACTGGCTTTGAAAAAGGGGGTCAAACTCGGGAGCATGCAATGTTAGCCAAAACCTTAGGAGTTTGTCAACTTATCGTAGCTATTAATAAGATGGATGATCCTACTTGTAATTGGAGTGAAGAAAg atatcgtgaaatcgaaaaaaaactAACACCTTATTTGAAAAGTTGTGGGTATAATCCAGCTaaagatatcaaatttttgccAATTTCGGGATTATCGGGGGAAAATCTTAAACTTCACGTTTCACACCCTAGTTTCGCTTCAAGAAATAACGCATCTTGGTATCCCACAACATCACCTACACTCTTCACTCTATTGGATAACATAAAACTTCCTGAACGTAATCCTAAAGGACATCTTCGCATTCCGTTACTAGAAGG atttcgCGATCAAGGTGTTTCCGTTATAGGGAAAGTTGAGTCAGGAACCGTAGTTGCTTCTCAAAAT gCTTTACTTTTAcccaaaaaaattaaagtcaaAGTCGTCACCGTAACCATTCGCGATCAAGATGTTGCCTATGCGAAACCTGGAGAAAATGTTCTT CTACATATCACAGGGGTTGAAGAAGACCAATTGAGTAAAGGGCTCGTTCTTTGTTCACTTGATCATCCTTGTCCTTGTGTAACGCGTTTTAAAGCGCACATAATGGTAGTCGAGTTACTAAAGCATCGTCCGTTATTGACAGCGGGGTATAGTTGCG tttttcacGCACACACTTCGCTGGAAGATTGTCAAATTGTTACCTTAATTGAGTATGTCGAAAAatcaacaaagaaaaaaatacttaacCCCGCTTTTGTCAAAGGCAATTCTATTGTTATCTGCGAACTTCAA CTTAACTCGCCAGTTTGTTTGGAAACTTTTGAAACACTACCTCAATTAGGAAGGTTTACACTTCGAGACGaag GGAGAACGATTGCTATTGGTAAAGTGCTAGAAATTCTCACTTAG
- the LOC128883253 gene encoding uncharacterized protein LOC128883253 isoform X2 → MLHHHKRRNKTKCHAEAIKKYGSTSYLDFPIFSICRGLFNNSESTHQEIFLVSGGGGGASYGIPNRLECYQFTSKGLELITSHITLGIIDHITFNEPKEFFFGCQKNKCTVFCFDTSTQSIKFLCSWVGVLTHGDQPKEKHKMLSLECCAIHPEGTFISTYGQDRRLCLYSFEYDKASFKTVIKQAACLKNLHTSSVTQISFSSNGLYLLTCSRDGNLCVNQFKKTEPYSITVLYKCHIKTLLSPHLDLATESVSYIHPRSLLWMTQQNNATNSQSPLVFALSSSTNLAVTFLSIIALNVETDESLNAPKVSLCVEFNLKQRQCRMFNRICSNADTSWVAAVSNTLLYLYTLNKHTLKLLLTHPRSLDPSACEFPTTGCIFLQTCQTVVITSGDYSITCFNLPKLRKNNTTYSLIKRILKLTFSLIEIIGLSVFLLLCVNGFLKGYTAHTDLYDLPYIKQGVPVQALCRLSLSQFISRFVSGTLIQLPPSTNSTL, encoded by the exons ATGCTTCATCATCA TAAAAgacgaaacaaaacaaaatgtcaTGCTgaagcaataaaaaaatatggttCAACGTCCTATTTGGATTTTCCTATTTTCTCA ATATGTCGAGGATTATTTAACAACAGTGAGTCTACTCACCAAGAAATCTTTCTCGTGTCAGGTGGGGGTGGTGGCGCAAGCTATGGAATTCCGAATCGTTTG gaaTGTTATCAATTCACCTCAAAAGGTTTAGAATTGATTACATCTCATATCACCCTAGGAATCATAGACcatattacatttaatgaaCCA aaagaatttttctttggatGTCAAAAGAATAAATGTACTGTATTCTGTTTCGATACTTCTACTCAGAG TATCAAATTCTTATGCAGTTGGGTGGGCGTTTTGACTCATGGAGATCAACCGAAggaaaaacataaaatgttaAGTCTT GAATGTTGCGCTATTCATCCAGAAGGAACCTTTATTTCCACGTACGGACAAGATAGAAGGCTCTGCTTGTACTCTTTCGAGTACGATAAGGCGTCATTTAAG ACCGTCATTAAACAAGCTGCTTGTTTAAAAAACCTTCACACGTCTTCCGTCAcgcaaatttctttttcatccaATGGACTCTAc cTACTGACGTGTTCTCGGGACGGAAACTTGTGTGTtaaccaatttaaaaaaacggaACCTTATTCGATAACCGTACTATACAAATGTCACATTAAAACACTACTAAGTCCTCATCTGGATTTAGCGACTGAAAGTGTTTCCTATATACATCCACGTtcactttt ATGGATGACCCAACAAAATAATGCCACCAACTCGCAATCTCCGTTGGTTTTTGCGCTTTCGTCTTCAACAAATTTGGccgtaacatttttatcaataat aGCCCTGAACGTTGAAACTGATGAATCCTTAAATGCCCCCAAGGTGTCTTTATGTgttgaattcaatttgaaacaacGTCAGTGCCGTATGTTTAACCGAATATGTTcaaa TGCCGACACTTCCTGGGTTGCTGCTGTTTCCAATACGTTGTTGTATCTCTACACATTAAACAA ACACACACTTAAGCTTTTATTAACACATCCTCGGTCTCTTGATCCGTCGGCTTGCGAGTTTCCAACGACTGGATGCATCTTCTTGCAAAc TTGCCAAACAGTTGTTATAACTTCTGGAGATTACAGTATAACG TGCTTCAATTTACCCAAGCTTCGAAAAAACAACACTACATACTCtcttattaaaagaatattaaaattaactttttcgttaattgaaataatcgGTCTATCTGTATTCTTACTCTTATGTGTTAACGGATTTCTTAAAGGCTATACAGCTCATACCGACCTATATGATTTGCCTTACATCAAACAAGGCGTACCCGTCCAAGCTCTATGTCGGCTGTCTCTTTCTCAATTCATAAGTCGATTTGTTAGTGGAACATTAA TTCAACTTCCGCCTTCAACAAATTcaactttataa
- the LOC128883253 gene encoding uncharacterized protein LOC128883253 isoform X1 — protein sequence MLHHQYALLFASFLYIFITKLLKHRSKRRNKTKCHAEAIKKYGSTSYLDFPIFSICRGLFNNSESTHQEIFLVSGGGGGASYGIPNRLECYQFTSKGLELITSHITLGIIDHITFNEPKEFFFGCQKNKCTVFCFDTSTQSIKFLCSWVGVLTHGDQPKEKHKMLSLECCAIHPEGTFISTYGQDRRLCLYSFEYDKASFKTVIKQAACLKNLHTSSVTQISFSSNGLYLLTCSRDGNLCVNQFKKTEPYSITVLYKCHIKTLLSPHLDLATESVSYIHPRSLLWMTQQNNATNSQSPLVFALSSSTNLAVTFLSIIALNVETDESLNAPKVSLCVEFNLKQRQCRMFNRICSNADTSWVAAVSNTLLYLYTLNKHTLKLLLTHPRSLDPSACEFPTTGCIFLQTCQTVVITSGDYSITCFNLPKLRKNNTTYSLIKRILKLTFSLIEIIGLSVFLLLCVNGFLKGYTAHTDLYDLPYIKQGVPVQALCRLSLSQFISRFVSGTLIQLPPSTNSTL from the exons ATGCTTCATCATCAGTACGCATTATTATTTGCTTcctttttatatatctttataaCGAAACTTTTGAAACACCGAAGTAAAAgacgaaacaaaacaaaatgtcaTGCTgaagcaataaaaaaatatggttCAACGTCCTATTTGGATTTTCCTATTTTCTCA ATATGTCGAGGATTATTTAACAACAGTGAGTCTACTCACCAAGAAATCTTTCTCGTGTCAGGTGGGGGTGGTGGCGCAAGCTATGGAATTCCGAATCGTTTG gaaTGTTATCAATTCACCTCAAAAGGTTTAGAATTGATTACATCTCATATCACCCTAGGAATCATAGACcatattacatttaatgaaCCA aaagaatttttctttggatGTCAAAAGAATAAATGTACTGTATTCTGTTTCGATACTTCTACTCAGAG TATCAAATTCTTATGCAGTTGGGTGGGCGTTTTGACTCATGGAGATCAACCGAAggaaaaacataaaatgttaAGTCTT GAATGTTGCGCTATTCATCCAGAAGGAACCTTTATTTCCACGTACGGACAAGATAGAAGGCTCTGCTTGTACTCTTTCGAGTACGATAAGGCGTCATTTAAG ACCGTCATTAAACAAGCTGCTTGTTTAAAAAACCTTCACACGTCTTCCGTCAcgcaaatttctttttcatccaATGGACTCTAc cTACTGACGTGTTCTCGGGACGGAAACTTGTGTGTtaaccaatttaaaaaaacggaACCTTATTCGATAACCGTACTATACAAATGTCACATTAAAACACTACTAAGTCCTCATCTGGATTTAGCGACTGAAAGTGTTTCCTATATACATCCACGTtcactttt ATGGATGACCCAACAAAATAATGCCACCAACTCGCAATCTCCGTTGGTTTTTGCGCTTTCGTCTTCAACAAATTTGGccgtaacatttttatcaataat aGCCCTGAACGTTGAAACTGATGAATCCTTAAATGCCCCCAAGGTGTCTTTATGTgttgaattcaatttgaaacaacGTCAGTGCCGTATGTTTAACCGAATATGTTcaaa TGCCGACACTTCCTGGGTTGCTGCTGTTTCCAATACGTTGTTGTATCTCTACACATTAAACAA ACACACACTTAAGCTTTTATTAACACATCCTCGGTCTCTTGATCCGTCGGCTTGCGAGTTTCCAACGACTGGATGCATCTTCTTGCAAAc TTGCCAAACAGTTGTTATAACTTCTGGAGATTACAGTATAACG TGCTTCAATTTACCCAAGCTTCGAAAAAACAACACTACATACTCtcttattaaaagaatattaaaattaactttttcgttaattgaaataatcgGTCTATCTGTATTCTTACTCTTATGTGTTAACGGATTTCTTAAAGGCTATACAGCTCATACCGACCTATATGATTTGCCTTACATCAAACAAGGCGTACCCGTCCAAGCTCTATGTCGGCTGTCTCTTTCTCAATTCATAAGTCGATTTGTTAGTGGAACATTAA TTCAACTTCCGCCTTCAACAAATTcaactttataa
- the LOC128883182 gene encoding uncharacterized protein LOC128883182: MDNNSLLVLKKDQTNEEKEKVPWWISRPYSLILKESFLSSHYEESILLTGIKSIDKFLGGGFHAGKIIEFVGEGGSGKTQWVLTLTVQVLLNPPKSSRQYHVLYIHTKAAFPIKRWMDILDGLTKYHSYKETVAHDLRKKLERLLLCHIKTKDELWNIFVQNYKFIKENVKLLIIDSISDIFRPLYYDTDDERLFEVNVRARFFLRFTKLINRIAVECNAFVILVNGVTQDIEKR, encoded by the exons ATGGACAATAATAGTTTattggttttaaaaaaagaccaaactaacgaagaaaaagagaaagtgCCTTGGTGGATATCCCGACCTTATTCGTTGATTCTAAAAGAATCGTTTCTTTCATCTCACTATG AGGAGAGTATTCTATTAACTGGGATTAAATctatagacaaatttttagG aggtgGATTTCATGCTGGGAAAATTATCGAATTTGTT GGAGAAGGGGGATCTGGAAAAACTCAATGGGTACTAACTTTAACAGTTCAA gTTTTGTTGAACCCACCCAAAAGTTCAAGACAATACCacgttttatatattcatacaaAAGCAGCGTTCCCCATAAAACGGTGGATGGATATACTGG ACGGCTTAACAAAATACCATTCATATAAAGAAACAGTTGCTCACgatttaagaaaaaagttagAACGTTTACTACTGTGtcatataaaaacaaaagat GAGCtctggaatatttttgtgcaaaattataaatttataaaggaaaat gTGAAATTGCTGATTATTGATTCTATAAGCGATATCTTTCGACCTCTTTATTATGACACCGATGATGAGCGTTTATT TGAAGTAAATGTTCGAGcgcgtttctttcttcgattcactaaattaattaaccgtATAGCAGTTGAATGTAATGCATTTGTAATACTTGTTAATGGGGTTACCCAGGATATTGAAAAAAGGTaa